A part of Dasypus novemcinctus isolate mDasNov1 chromosome 7, mDasNov1.1.hap2, whole genome shotgun sequence genomic DNA contains:
- the NR4A2 gene encoding nuclear receptor subfamily 4 group A member 2 isoform X2, with protein MPCVQAQYGSSPQGASPASQSYSYHSSGEYSSDFLTPEFVKFSMDLTNTEITATTSLPSFSTFMDNYSTGYDVKPPCLYQMPLSGQQSSIKVEDIQMHNYQQHSHLPPQSEEMMSHSGSVYYKPSSPPTPTTPGFQVQHSPMWDDPGSLHNFHQNYVATTHMIEQRKTPVSRLSLFSFKQSPPGTPVSSCQMRFDGPLHVPMNPEPSGSHHVVDGQTFAVPNPIRKPTSMGFPGLQIGHASQLLDTQVPSPPSRGSPSNEGLCAVCGDNAACQHYGVRTCEGCKGFFKRTVQKNAKYVCLANKNCPVDKRRRNRCQYCRFQKCLAVGMVKEVVRTDSLKGRRGRLPSKPKSPQEPSPPSPPFQANPDYQMSGDDTQHIQQFYDLLTGSMEIIRGWAEKIPGFADLPKADQDLLFESAFLELFVLRLAYRSNPVEGKLIFCNGVVLHRLQCVRGFGEWIDSIVEFSSNLQNMNIDISAFSCIAALAMVTERHGLKEPKRVEELQNKIVNCLKDHVTFNNGGLNRPNYLSKLLGKLPELRTLCTQGLQRIFYLKLEDLVPPPAIIDKLFLDTLPF; from the exons ATGCCTTGTGTTCAGGCGCAGTATGGGTCCTCGCCTCAAGGAGCCAGCCCCGCTTCTCAGAGCTACAGTTACCACTCTTCGGGAGAATACAGCTCCGATTTCTTAACTCCAGAGTTTGTCAAGTTTAGCATGGACCTCACCAACACTGAAATCACTGCCACCACTTCTCTCCCCAGCTTCAGTACCTTTATGGACAACTACAGCACAGGCTACGACGTCAAGCCACCTTGCTTGTACCAAATGCCCCTGTCCGGACAGCAGTCCTCCATTAAAGTAGAAGATATTCAGATGCACAACTACCAGCAACACAGTCACCTGCCCCCTCAGTCCGAAGAGATGATGTCGCACTCCGGGTCAGTTTACTACAAGCCCTCATCGCCCCCGACGCCCACCACCCCGGGCTTCCAGGTGCAGCACAGCCCCATGTGGGACGACCCGGGGTCTCTCCACAACTTCCACCAGAACTACGTGGCCACCACGCACATGATCGAGCAGAGGAAAACACCTGTCTCGCgcctctccctcttctcctttaAGCAGTCGCCTCCGGGCACCCCCGTATCCAGCTGCCAAATGCGCTTCGACGGGCCACTGCACGTCCCCATGAACCCGGAGCCGTCGGGTAGCCACCACGTGGTGGACGGGCAGACCTTTGCTGTGCCCAATCCCATCCGCAAGCCCACGTCCATGGGCTTCCCCGGCTTGCAGATCGGTCATGCGTCGCAGCTGCTGGACACGCAGGTGCCCTCGCCACCGTCGCGGGGCTCTCCCTCCAACGAGGGGTTGTGCGCTGTGTGCGGCGACAACGCGGCCTGCCAGCACTACGGTGTGCGCACTTGCGAGGGCTGCAAAGGCTTCTTTAAG CGCACGGTGCAGAAAAACGCGAAATACGTGTGTTTAGCAAATAAAAACTGCCCTGTGGACAAGCGGCGCCGAAATCGCTGTCAATACTGCCGATTTCAGAAGTGCCTGGCTGTTGGGATGGTCAAAGAAG TGGTTCGCACCGACAGTTTAAAAGGACGGAGAGGTCGTTTGCCCTCGAAACCGAAGAGTCCCCAGGAGCcctctcccccctcacccccg TTCCAGGCAAACCCTGACTATCAGATGAGTGGAGATGACACCCAGCATATCCAGCAATTCTATGATCTCCTCACTGGTTCCATGGAGATCATCAGGGGTTGGGCGGAGAAGATTCCTGGCTTCGCTGACCTGCCCAAAGCCGACCAGGACCTGCTGTTTGAATCGGCTTTCTTGGAACTGTTTGTCCTGCGATTAGCGTACAG GTCCAACCCAGTGGAGGGTAAACTCATCTTTTGCAATGGGGTGGTCTTGCACAGGTTGCAATGCGTGCGTGGCTTTGGGGAATGGATTGACTCCATTGTTGAATTCTCCTCCAACTTGCAGAATATGAACATCGACATTTCTGCCTTCTCCTGTATTGCTGCCCTGGCTATGGTTACAG AGAGACACGGGCTCAAGGAACCCAAGAGAGTGGAAGAGCTGCAGAACAAGATTGTAAATTGTCTCAAAGACCATGTAACTTTCAATAATGGGGGATTGAATCGCCCCAACTATTTGTCCAAACTGTTGGGGAAGCTCCCAGAACTCCGTACCCTTTGCACACAAGGGCTACAGCGTATTTTCTACCTGAAACTGGAAGACTTGGTACCACCGCCAGCAATAATTGACAAACTTTTCCTGGACACTTTACCTTTCTAA
- the NR4A2 gene encoding nuclear receptor subfamily 4 group A member 2 isoform X1: MPCVQAQYGSSPQGASPASQSYSYHSSGEYSSDFLTPEFVKFSMDLTNTEITATTSLPSFSTFMDNYSTGYDVKPPCLYQMPLSGQQSSIKVEDIQMHNYQQHSHLPPQSEEMMSHSGSVYYKPSSPPTPTTPGFQVQHSPMWDDPGSLHNFHQNYVATTHMIEQRKTPVSRLSLFSFKQSPPGTPVSSCQMRFDGPLHVPMNPEPSGSHHVVDGQTFAVPNPIRKPTSMGFPGLQIGHASQLLDTQVPSPPSRGSPSNEGLCAVCGDNAACQHYGVRTCEGCKGFFKRTVQKNAKYVCLANKNCPVDKRRRNRCQYCRFQKCLAVGMVKEVVRTDSLKGRRGRLPSKPKSPQEPSPPSPPVSLISALVRAHVDSNPAMTSLDYSRFQANPDYQMSGDDTQHIQQFYDLLTGSMEIIRGWAEKIPGFADLPKADQDLLFESAFLELFVLRLAYRSNPVEGKLIFCNGVVLHRLQCVRGFGEWIDSIVEFSSNLQNMNIDISAFSCIAALAMVTERHGLKEPKRVEELQNKIVNCLKDHVTFNNGGLNRPNYLSKLLGKLPELRTLCTQGLQRIFYLKLEDLVPPPAIIDKLFLDTLPF; the protein is encoded by the exons ATGCCTTGTGTTCAGGCGCAGTATGGGTCCTCGCCTCAAGGAGCCAGCCCCGCTTCTCAGAGCTACAGTTACCACTCTTCGGGAGAATACAGCTCCGATTTCTTAACTCCAGAGTTTGTCAAGTTTAGCATGGACCTCACCAACACTGAAATCACTGCCACCACTTCTCTCCCCAGCTTCAGTACCTTTATGGACAACTACAGCACAGGCTACGACGTCAAGCCACCTTGCTTGTACCAAATGCCCCTGTCCGGACAGCAGTCCTCCATTAAAGTAGAAGATATTCAGATGCACAACTACCAGCAACACAGTCACCTGCCCCCTCAGTCCGAAGAGATGATGTCGCACTCCGGGTCAGTTTACTACAAGCCCTCATCGCCCCCGACGCCCACCACCCCGGGCTTCCAGGTGCAGCACAGCCCCATGTGGGACGACCCGGGGTCTCTCCACAACTTCCACCAGAACTACGTGGCCACCACGCACATGATCGAGCAGAGGAAAACACCTGTCTCGCgcctctccctcttctcctttaAGCAGTCGCCTCCGGGCACCCCCGTATCCAGCTGCCAAATGCGCTTCGACGGGCCACTGCACGTCCCCATGAACCCGGAGCCGTCGGGTAGCCACCACGTGGTGGACGGGCAGACCTTTGCTGTGCCCAATCCCATCCGCAAGCCCACGTCCATGGGCTTCCCCGGCTTGCAGATCGGTCATGCGTCGCAGCTGCTGGACACGCAGGTGCCCTCGCCACCGTCGCGGGGCTCTCCCTCCAACGAGGGGTTGTGCGCTGTGTGCGGCGACAACGCGGCCTGCCAGCACTACGGTGTGCGCACTTGCGAGGGCTGCAAAGGCTTCTTTAAG CGCACGGTGCAGAAAAACGCGAAATACGTGTGTTTAGCAAATAAAAACTGCCCTGTGGACAAGCGGCGCCGAAATCGCTGTCAATACTGCCGATTTCAGAAGTGCCTGGCTGTTGGGATGGTCAAAGAAG TGGTTCGCACCGACAGTTTAAAAGGACGGAGAGGTCGTTTGCCCTCGAAACCGAAGAGTCCCCAGGAGCcctctcccccctcacccccggTGAGTCTGATCAGTGCCCTGGTGAGGGCCCATGTCGACTCCAACCCGGCTATGACCAGCCTGGACTATTCCAGG TTCCAGGCAAACCCTGACTATCAGATGAGTGGAGATGACACCCAGCATATCCAGCAATTCTATGATCTCCTCACTGGTTCCATGGAGATCATCAGGGGTTGGGCGGAGAAGATTCCTGGCTTCGCTGACCTGCCCAAAGCCGACCAGGACCTGCTGTTTGAATCGGCTTTCTTGGAACTGTTTGTCCTGCGATTAGCGTACAG GTCCAACCCAGTGGAGGGTAAACTCATCTTTTGCAATGGGGTGGTCTTGCACAGGTTGCAATGCGTGCGTGGCTTTGGGGAATGGATTGACTCCATTGTTGAATTCTCCTCCAACTTGCAGAATATGAACATCGACATTTCTGCCTTCTCCTGTATTGCTGCCCTGGCTATGGTTACAG AGAGACACGGGCTCAAGGAACCCAAGAGAGTGGAAGAGCTGCAGAACAAGATTGTAAATTGTCTCAAAGACCATGTAACTTTCAATAATGGGGGATTGAATCGCCCCAACTATTTGTCCAAACTGTTGGGGAAGCTCCCAGAACTCCGTACCCTTTGCACACAAGGGCTACAGCGTATTTTCTACCTGAAACTGGAAGACTTGGTACCACCGCCAGCAATAATTGACAAACTTTTCCTGGACACTTTACCTTTCTAA
- the NR4A2 gene encoding nuclear receptor subfamily 4 group A member 2 isoform X3: MPCVQAQYGSSPQGASPASQSYSYHSSGEYSSDFLTPEFVKFSMDLTNTEITATTSLPSFSTFMDNYSTGYDVKPPCLYQMPLSGQQSSIKVEDIQMHNYQQHSHLPPQSEEMMSHSGSVYYKPSSPPTPTTPGFQVQHSPMWDDPGSLHNFHQNYVATTHMIEQRKTPVSRLSLFSFKQSPPGTPVSSCQMRFDGPLHVPMNPEPSGSHHVVDGQTFAVPNPIRKPTSMGFPGLQIGHASQLLDTQVPSPPSRGSPSNEGLCAVCGDNAACQHYGVRTCEGCKGFFKRTVQKNAKYVCLANKNCPVDKRRRNRCQYCRFQKCLAVGMVKEVVRTDSLKGRRGRLPSKPKSPQEPSPPSPPVSLISALVRAHVDSNPAMTSLDYSRFQANPDYQMSGDDTQHIQQFYDLLTGSMEIIRGWAEKIPGFADLPKADQDLLFESAFLELFVLRLAYRSNPVEEYEHRHFCLLLYCCPGYGYRETRAQGTQESGRAAEQDCKLSQRPCNFQ; encoded by the exons ATGCCTTGTGTTCAGGCGCAGTATGGGTCCTCGCCTCAAGGAGCCAGCCCCGCTTCTCAGAGCTACAGTTACCACTCTTCGGGAGAATACAGCTCCGATTTCTTAACTCCAGAGTTTGTCAAGTTTAGCATGGACCTCACCAACACTGAAATCACTGCCACCACTTCTCTCCCCAGCTTCAGTACCTTTATGGACAACTACAGCACAGGCTACGACGTCAAGCCACCTTGCTTGTACCAAATGCCCCTGTCCGGACAGCAGTCCTCCATTAAAGTAGAAGATATTCAGATGCACAACTACCAGCAACACAGTCACCTGCCCCCTCAGTCCGAAGAGATGATGTCGCACTCCGGGTCAGTTTACTACAAGCCCTCATCGCCCCCGACGCCCACCACCCCGGGCTTCCAGGTGCAGCACAGCCCCATGTGGGACGACCCGGGGTCTCTCCACAACTTCCACCAGAACTACGTGGCCACCACGCACATGATCGAGCAGAGGAAAACACCTGTCTCGCgcctctccctcttctcctttaAGCAGTCGCCTCCGGGCACCCCCGTATCCAGCTGCCAAATGCGCTTCGACGGGCCACTGCACGTCCCCATGAACCCGGAGCCGTCGGGTAGCCACCACGTGGTGGACGGGCAGACCTTTGCTGTGCCCAATCCCATCCGCAAGCCCACGTCCATGGGCTTCCCCGGCTTGCAGATCGGTCATGCGTCGCAGCTGCTGGACACGCAGGTGCCCTCGCCACCGTCGCGGGGCTCTCCCTCCAACGAGGGGTTGTGCGCTGTGTGCGGCGACAACGCGGCCTGCCAGCACTACGGTGTGCGCACTTGCGAGGGCTGCAAAGGCTTCTTTAAG CGCACGGTGCAGAAAAACGCGAAATACGTGTGTTTAGCAAATAAAAACTGCCCTGTGGACAAGCGGCGCCGAAATCGCTGTCAATACTGCCGATTTCAGAAGTGCCTGGCTGTTGGGATGGTCAAAGAAG TGGTTCGCACCGACAGTTTAAAAGGACGGAGAGGTCGTTTGCCCTCGAAACCGAAGAGTCCCCAGGAGCcctctcccccctcacccccggTGAGTCTGATCAGTGCCCTGGTGAGGGCCCATGTCGACTCCAACCCGGCTATGACCAGCCTGGACTATTCCAGG TTCCAGGCAAACCCTGACTATCAGATGAGTGGAGATGACACCCAGCATATCCAGCAATTCTATGATCTCCTCACTGGTTCCATGGAGATCATCAGGGGTTGGGCGGAGAAGATTCCTGGCTTCGCTGACCTGCCCAAAGCCGACCAGGACCTGCTGTTTGAATCGGCTTTCTTGGAACTGTTTGTCCTGCGATTAGCGTACAG GTCCAACCCAGTGGAGG AATATGAACATCGACATTTCTGCCTTCTCCTGTATTGCTGCCCTGGCTATGGTTACAG AGAGACACGGGCTCAAGGAACCCAAGAGAGTGGAAGAGCTGCAGAACAAGATTGTAAATTGTCTCAAAGACCATGTAACTTTCAATAA